In Pleurocapsa sp. PCC 7319, the following are encoded in one genomic region:
- a CDS encoding RNA-guided endonuclease TnpB family protein: MLTLNYTYRIEPTVEQQGMMLDWLETCRHLYNRCLRDLKDWIASRKCSLYSCSINREYIMSADISFPSYLEQKRQLTQWKKTNPRYKQVHSQVTQDVVKRMHNTWEAFKNRGFGFPRYKKYGRYQSFLFPQFKLNPIENGIVKLPKIGEIKINQHRPIPDGFKVKGVRIVARARGTIWYAVVTIQCDVKVPDPLPFGRGIGIDIGLESFLVTSDNFRVEPALFFRELQSRLKVLQRKVSRKKKRSKNWEKAQLKVARVHHQISNTRKNFHFQTSHLLCDMADMIFVEDINFKMTARGFLGKQMLDGGFGQFRDLLSWICWKRGKYFQQVDHKYTSQICPECNAHTGKKQLTQRVHNCPECGYSTTRDHASGRVILQRGLKSVPTDCREWKLSGSGVLSGISYLDKCRSRNANLRELEAYVCTAKQSA; encoded by the coding sequence ATGTTGACTCTGAATTACACCTATCGAATTGAACCAACTGTTGAGCAACAGGGGATGATGCTTGATTGGCTGGAGACGTGTCGACATTTGTATAACCGATGTTTGCGCGACCTCAAAGATTGGATTGCTTCGAGAAAATGTAGTTTGTACTCTTGCTCAATTAATCGAGAATATATTATGTCTGCTGACATTTCTTTTCCGAGCTATTTGGAGCAGAAACGACAACTGACTCAATGGAAAAAGACTAATCCTCGGTACAAACAAGTTCATTCTCAAGTAACTCAGGATGTTGTTAAGCGAATGCATAACACCTGGGAAGCTTTTAAGAATAGAGGTTTTGGTTTCCCTCGCTATAAGAAGTACGGAAGATATCAATCTTTTCTGTTTCCTCAATTTAAGTTAAATCCCATCGAAAATGGGATAGTAAAACTGCCGAAGATTGGTGAAATCAAAATCAATCAGCATCGACCCATACCCGATGGATTTAAGGTCAAAGGAGTCAGGATTGTAGCCAGAGCAAGAGGAACTATTTGGTATGCAGTAGTAACTATTCAATGCGATGTCAAAGTACCCGACCCGTTGCCTTTTGGGCGTGGGATTGGGATTGACATTGGACTGGAATCTTTTTTGGTAACTAGCGATAACTTCCGAGTTGAACCGGCACTTTTTTTTCGAGAACTCCAAAGTAGGCTTAAAGTGCTGCAACGGAAGGTATCTCGTAAGAAAAAACGGTCTAAAAACTGGGAAAAAGCACAGCTTAAAGTAGCTAGAGTTCACCATCAAATATCTAATACTCGTAAAAACTTTCACTTTCAAACTAGCCATCTTCTGTGTGACATGGCAGACATGATTTTTGTGGAGGACATCAACTTTAAAATGACTGCTAGAGGATTTTTAGGCAAGCAAATGCTTGATGGTGGCTTCGGTCAATTTCGAGATTTGTTGTCCTGGATATGCTGGAAACGTGGCAAATACTTTCAGCAAGTAGACCATAAATACACCAGTCAAATTTGTCCTGAGTGTAATGCTCACACAGGGAAAAAACAACTGACTCAACGAGTTCACAATTGTCCTGAATGTGGCTACTCTACTACAAGAGATCATGCTAGCGGGAGAGTGATTTTACAACGAGGATTGAAATCAGTACCGACGGACTGTCGGGAATGGAAACTGTCTGGTAGTGGCGTACTGTCGGGGATCTCGTATCTAGATAAGTGCCGATCCAGAAATGCCAACTTGCGAGAGTTGGAAGCCTACGTCTGTACTGCCAAGCAGTCAGCGTAG
- a CDS encoding DUF433 domain-containing protein, which produces MANQLLQRITLHQDICHGKPCIRGLRYPVEFILELLSSGMTTEEILADYDDLEVEDIQAVLLFAARLSQVKSIYKIAS; this is translated from the coding sequence ATGGCAAATCAGCTTCTACAAAGAATTACGCTGCATCAAGATATCTGTCATGGCAAACCTTGTATTAGAGGATTAAGGTATCCTGTTGAATTTATTCTAGAGCTTCTGAGTTCAGGAATGACAACAGAGGAAATTCTAGCAGATTATGATGATTTGGAAGTGGAAGATATCCAGGCAGTTTTGCTATTTGCTGCACGATTAAGTCAAGTCAAAAGTATCTATAAAATCGCTTCATGA
- a CDS encoding UTP--glucose-1-phosphate uridylyltransferase — protein MSQKQLRKAVIPAAGFGTRMYPATKVLKKELLPIIGSDGRAKPIILAIVEEAISAGIEQVGIVVQESDRDLFYDLFKSPPKPELWQKLSAENKEYSEYLQTIGDRITILTQTEQEGYGHAVFCAQDWVNDEPFLLLLGDHVYTSKLDISCAQQMVKTYQKTGTSVIGITVMNADIIHKAGCVSGSWKTEKSILEIEQIYEKPTVEYAREHLRVSSMADDEFLGIFGMYILEPEIFDLLATDINHNQRYKGEFQLTTCLDKLRKEKGAIAYLVQGKYYDTGMPLFYRQTMIDYYSNTVNQ, from the coding sequence ATGTCCCAGAAGCAATTACGGAAAGCAGTGATCCCGGCAGCGGGTTTTGGTACTCGAATGTATCCCGCGACGAAAGTCTTGAAAAAAGAATTGTTGCCGATTATTGGTTCAGATGGCAGAGCTAAACCGATTATTTTGGCGATTGTGGAAGAGGCGATTAGTGCTGGTATTGAACAAGTGGGGATTGTGGTCCAAGAAAGCGATCGCGATTTATTTTATGATCTGTTTAAATCTCCACCCAAACCTGAATTATGGCAGAAACTATCAGCGGAAAATAAGGAATATAGTGAATATCTTCAGACTATTGGCGATCGCATCACTATCTTGACCCAAACTGAGCAGGAAGGATATGGTCACGCGGTTTTTTGCGCTCAAGATTGGGTAAACGATGAGCCATTTTTACTCTTACTAGGGGATCACGTCTATACTTCTAAACTTGATATTTCCTGTGCCCAACAAATGGTAAAGACTTATCAAAAAACGGGTACAAGTGTCATCGGCATCACCGTAATGAATGCCGATATTATTCACAAAGCTGGTTGTGTCAGTGGCTCCTGGAAAACTGAAAAATCTATTTTGGAAATAGAGCAAATTTATGAAAAGCCAACTGTCGAATACGCTAGAGAGCATCTACGAGTGTCATCAATGGCTGATGATGAATTTTTGGGCATCTTTGGCATGTATATTTTAGAGCCGGAAATCTTTGATTTGTTAGCCACAGATATCAATCATAATCAACGCTATAAAGGAGAATTTCAGTTAACTACTTGCTTAGATAAATTACGGAAAGAAAAAGGAGCGATCGCCTATTTAGTCCAGGGAAAATACTACGATACAGGAATGCCTTTGTTCTATCGCCAAACTATGATTGATTACTATAGCAATACCGTTAATCAGTAA
- a CDS encoding protein phosphatase 2C domain-containing protein translates to METVTEGDIQKITELCSSDRINEVEKSESSVLKPLSLFSRSNKNSDAAVAVVRSDSEYKVKRFFNNIVKQVTIALEKQAETNNYAINDLACTLLIAIATSEGIAAMQIGDGFITVRYSEKDPELLFAPDKNEYNLS, encoded by the coding sequence TTGGAAACAGTTACCGAGGGAGATATTCAAAAAATTACTGAGTTATGCAGTAGTGATCGCATTAACGAAGTAGAAAAATCTGAGTCTTCTGTTTTGAAGCCTTTGAGCTTATTTTCCAGAAGCAATAAAAATAGCGATGCTGCTGTAGCTGTTGTAAGATCCGACTCCGAATATAAAGTAAAACGGTTCTTTAACAACATAGTCAAACAAGTAACGATTGCTTTAGAGAAACAAGCCGAAACTAACAATTATGCGATCAACGATCTCGCCTGTACTTTACTAATTGCGATCGCAACTTCTGAAGGAATAGCTGCAATGCAGATTGGCGATGGTTTTATTACCGTCCGTTATTCAGAGAAAGACCCAGAATTACTTTTTGCCCCAGACAAAAATGAATATAATCTCAGCTAG
- a CDS encoding dienelactone hydrolase family protein, protein MNIINRQKLVIGFVFLASLLFSLGLSLIQPETGTLLAAHRYDYPSPTAIALIEPKVPVTTESVEYVTIDGQAINGYYAYPQDATEPLPGILAIHEWWGLNDNIKSMTQRLAGEGYQVLAVDLYNGQIAETPEQASQLVQEVANNPFGAEANITKAYDYLAEEKQAPKVATIGWCFGGSWSLETALLFPQELDAAVIYYGGQVGEATTEELSTLEMPILGIFGAEDSSIPVETVENLESTLNELGKEAEIEIYENAGHAFANPSGQNYVPEAAEQAWAKTTEFLDEHLAS, encoded by the coding sequence ATGAACATAATTAATCGGCAAAAGCTAGTTATTGGATTCGTATTTTTGGCTAGTTTATTATTTAGCCTGGGATTATCTTTGATTCAGCCAGAAACAGGAACACTCCTGGCAGCTCATCGTTATGATTATCCCAGCCCCACAGCGATCGCTTTAATCGAGCCTAAAGTACCTGTAACTACAGAATCTGTAGAATACGTCACTATCGACGGGCAAGCTATTAATGGTTATTATGCTTATCCTCAAGATGCCACGGAACCTTTACCAGGAATTCTGGCTATTCATGAGTGGTGGGGATTAAATGACAATATTAAATCTATGACACAGAGGTTAGCAGGCGAAGGCTATCAAGTGTTAGCAGTTGATTTGTATAACGGACAAATAGCTGAAACTCCTGAACAAGCCAGTCAATTAGTACAGGAGGTAGCCAATAATCCTTTCGGTGCAGAAGCGAATATTACTAAAGCATACGACTATTTAGCAGAAGAAAAACAAGCACCAAAGGTAGCGACTATTGGGTGGTGCTTTGGTGGTAGTTGGTCCCTCGAAACTGCATTGCTATTTCCCCAAGAGCTAGATGCGGCAGTAATTTACTATGGCGGTCAAGTTGGAGAAGCAACTACAGAAGAATTAAGTACTTTAGAAATGCCGATTTTAGGTATATTTGGCGCTGAAGATAGTTCTATCCCCGTAGAAACAGTAGAAAATTTAGAATCAACTCTCAATGAACTAGGTAAAGAGGCAGAAATTGAGATCTATGAAAATGCAGGACACGCATTTGCCAATCCTTCTGGTCAAAATTATGTGCCAGAAGCAGCCGAGCAAGCTTGGGCAAAAACTACTGAATTCTTAGATGAGCATTTAGCCAGTTGA
- a CDS encoding DUF5615 family PIN-like protein yields MKFLVDAQLPVRLAKFLQANGYDTLHTRDLPQQNATSDTAINNISIEQERIVITKDADFVDSFFTIQKPSKLLLVSTGNIRNSELEEIFKNNLSTIVNLLQNNDYIEINREEIIVHQ; encoded by the coding sequence ATGAAGTTTTTGGTTGATGCCCAATTGCCAGTACGTTTGGCTAAATTTCTACAAGCCAATGGCTATGATACTTTGCATACAAGGGATTTACCTCAACAAAATGCTACTTCTGATACCGCAATTAATAATATTTCTATAGAGCAAGAACGAATTGTTATTACTAAAGATGCGGATTTTGTAGATTCTTTTTTTACTATTCAAAAGCCCTCAAAGCTGCTATTGGTTTCTACAGGAAATATTAGAAATAGCGAACTAGAAGAAATTTTTAAGAATAATTTATCCACTATAGTAAATTTGTTGCAGAATAATGATTACATTGAGATAAATCGCGAAGAAATTATCGTGCATCAATAG
- a CDS encoding isoaspartyl peptidase/L-asparaginase: MSNKAVKPKLIIHGGAGGHLKSAKGEAIVRKTLHSIIEEVYALLDFGSSALDAVILGCQLLENQPIFNAGTGSVLQSDGQIRMSAALMDGARQRFSGVINVSRVRHPIELAKFLQGEEDRVLSDYGATELLRELNIPRYDPLIDIRLKEWIQEREENFDKHMAGVVAEQELVHEPRKGTIGVVALDCNGKIAAGTSTGGKGLERIGRVSDSAMPAGNYADASAGVSCTGIGEDIMEECLAAKIVIRVTDGMTLVDAMQKSMTDCRGRHRDVGAIAIANDGTISWGKTSEVLLAAYHNGEKIGDTLNWNNQELVGHH, translated from the coding sequence GTGCAGGAGGGCATCTTAAGAGTGCAAAAGGAGAAGCCATCGTCCGTAAAACTCTTCATTCCATTATTGAAGAAGTTTATGCTTTGCTAGATTTTGGTAGTAGCGCCCTTGATGCCGTGATTCTGGGGTGTCAGCTATTAGAAAATCAGCCGATTTTCAATGCAGGTACTGGTTCCGTACTACAGTCTGATGGACAGATAAGGATGAGTGCTGCTTTGATGGATGGTGCTAGACAGCGTTTTAGTGGTGTAATTAATGTTTCCCGTGTCAGACATCCCATTGAACTGGCTAAGTTTTTGCAGGGAGAAGAAGATCGCGTACTCTCAGACTATGGAGCAACCGAGCTGTTAAGGGAATTAAATATACCTAGGTACGATCCCTTGATTGATATCAGGCTCAAAGAATGGATTCAAGAGCGGGAAGAAAACTTTGATAAGCATATGGCGGGCGTAGTTGCCGAGCAAGAGCTAGTTCATGAACCCCGCAAAGGTACAATTGGTGTCGTTGCCCTTGACTGCAACGGTAAAATCGCTGCGGGAACATCTACAGGGGGCAAAGGTTTAGAAAGAATTGGTCGAGTTAGTGATTCAGCAATGCCCGCAGGAAATTATGCTGATGCCTCTGCTGGGGTTAGCTGTACGGGCATTGGCGAAGACATCATGGAAGAATGTTTAGCTGCCAAAATAGTGATTCGCGTTACTGATGGCATGACTTTGGTAGATGCGATGCAGAAATCCATGACCGATTGCCGCGGTCGCCATCGAGATGTAGGGGCAATTGCGATCGCTAATGATGGGACAATCTCCTGGGGTAAAACTAGTGAAGTATTGTTAGCTGCTTATCATAATGGCGAAAAAATCGGCGATACTCTCAACTGGAATAACCAAGAATTAGTTGGGCATCACTAG
- a CDS encoding DUF29 family protein encodes MEELAELRQLLVSGNTTEAIALIDELEEMGRKAIIRNIESYLIILLAHLIKHQAEQRMTNSWLASIVNAIVRIKKLNQRERNSYYIKATDWDDYLEEAVELASLEAAKEAFGGIYSVEQLSERFDRDRVLKIAWQMLELTYQNNSKDLPRAIRKFIERLNIL; translated from the coding sequence ATGGAAGAACTCGCAGAATTGAGACAATTGTTAGTTTCTGGCAATACTACCGAAGCGATCGCTCTGATAGATGAATTGGAAGAAATGGGCAGAAAAGCAATTATTAGAAATATTGAATCTTATCTAATAATATTGCTAGCTCATTTGATTAAGCATCAGGCAGAACAGAGAATGACTAATTCTTGGTTGGCATCTATTGTCAATGCCATAGTGAGGATCAAAAAACTAAATCAAAGAGAGAGAAATTCTTACTATATAAAAGCTACTGATTGGGATGATTATTTAGAAGAGGCTGTAGAGTTAGCTAGCTTGGAAGCAGCAAAAGAAGCTTTTGGTGGTATTTACTCTGTAGAACAATTATCAGAGAGATTCGATCGCGATCGCGTTTTAAAGATAGCTTGGCAAATGTTGGAATTGACCTATCAGAATAACTCTAAGGATTTACCACGGGCAATTAGAAAATTCATCGAACGACTTAATATTTTGTAG